A single Gasterosteus aculeatus chromosome 2, fGasAcu3.hap1.1, whole genome shotgun sequence DNA region contains:
- the apex2 gene encoding DNA-(apurinic or apyrimidinic site) endonuclease 2, producing MKIVTWNINGIRTFGGGIKKALDSLDADIICVQETKVTRDLLDERTAIVEGYNSYFSFSRGRSGYSGVATYCKDSATPFAAEEGLTGLLTNHEGAVGCYGDQKDFSSEELQPLDNEGRAVITQHRIMCGEKEKMVTVINVYCPRADPEKPERKQFKLQFYKLLQCRAEALLKEGSHVIVLGDVNTSHRQIDHCDPSDTDDFSENPGRKWLNSFLHSGREEGETEEEEPNEESEVTSSETNRSGKFVDTFRLFHPTRTSAFTCWSTLTGARQTNYGTRIDYVFADCRLAKEQFVAADIMPEVEGSDHCPVWGRLSCCLLASSKPPPLCTRYLPEFAGKQQTLSRFLVKVDQRSAAWEKRDALPGSQEEGEKRENSNPSGAGNASGKRRSSTADSVAPKGKKTKTVKTSPNPQGSLLSFFKPKLANAFPSTEAPLKQRVGKPLRVTPSQEAPPPTRPLAARHAAGNPEAKKGPAPSGFWKSVFHGPPPPPSCKVHGEPCVLRTVKKEGPNVGRQFFVCARPQGHASNPEARCNYFTWVDKGK from the exons ATGAAAATCGTTACCTGGAACATAAATGGCATCAGGACGTTCGGGGGCGGCATTAAAAAGGCCCTCGATTCACTGGACGCCGACATTATTTGCGTCCAAGAAACAAAAGTGACAA GAGATTTGCTTGATGAAAGAACTGCCATCGTCGAAGGCTACAACTCTTATTTCAGCTTCAGTCGAGGACGCAGCGGCTATTCAG GGGTTGCCACTTACTGTAAAGACAGTGCCACTCCGTTCGCTGCTGAGGAGGGTCTCACAGGTCTGCTAACCAACCACGAAGGGGCCGTTGGATGTTACGGTGACCAGAAGGACTTCAGCAGTGAGGAGCTGCAGCCTTTGGACAATGAAGGACGAGCCGTTATCACCCAGCACAGAATTAT GTGtggggagaaagagaaaatggtTACTGTAATAAATGTATACTGTCCTCGAGCCGACCCTGAAAAGCCGGAGCGAAAGCAATTCAAGCTGCAGTTCTACAAGCTGCTTCAGTGTCGGGCTGAAGCTCTGCTGAAAGAAGGGAG CCACGTGATTGTTTTGGGAGATGTGAATACATCTCACCGGCAAATAGACCACTGTGACCCCAGCGACACT GATGATTTCAGTGAAAACCCTGGAAGGAAATGGCTAAATTCCTTTTTGCACAGTGGCAGAGAAGAGGGGGAAAcggaagaagaggagcccaATGAAGAATCCGAGGTAACTTCCTCAGAAACAAATCGCAGTGGAAAATTCGTCGATACCTTTCGCCTCTTCCACCCAACCCGCACCAGCGCCTTCACCTGCTGGAGCACCCTCACCGGCGCGCGACAGACCAACTACGGCACGCGCATCGACTACGTATTCGCTGACTGCCGACTGGCCAAGGAGCAGTTTGTGGCAGCCGACATCATGCCGGAGGTGGAGGGGTCGGACCACTGCCCCGTGTGGGGGCGGCTGAGCTGCTGTCTCCTGGCCAGCTCCAAGCCTCCGCCCCTCTGCACGCGCTACCTGCCCGAGTTTGCCGGCAAGCAGCAGACACTCTCCCGCTTCCTTGTTAAAGTGGACCAAAGGTCAGCTGCGTGGGAGAAGAGGGATGCATTACCCGGATctcaggaggagggggaaaagagGGAGAATTCTAACCCGTCCGGAGCGGGAAACGCCTCCGGCAAAAGACGGTCCTCGACGGCAGACTCTGTTGCGCCAAAGGGGAAGAAGACTAAGACAGTGAAGACTTCTCCAAACCCGCAGGGGAGCCTCCTGTCCTTTTTCAAACCCAAACTGGCAAATGCTTTTCCCTCTACCGAGGCCCCTCTGAAGCAGCGTGTGGGAAAACCCCTCCGAGTGACTCCCTCCCAAGAAGCGCCGCCGCCGACGAGACCTTTAGCCGCACGGCACGCTGCGGGGAACCCGGAGGCCAAGAAAGGGCCGGCTCCCTCGGGGTTTTGGAAGTCTGTTTTTCACGGACCGCCACCACCGCCCTCCTGTAAGGTCCACGGGGAACCCTGTGTGCTTCGCACCGTGAAAAAGGAAGGGCCGAACGTGGGCAGGCAGTTCTTTGTGTGTGCCCGTCCTCAAGGACATGCCTCCAACCCCGAGGCTCGCTGTAATTACTTTACATGGGTTGACAAGGGCAAGTGA
- the LOC120828790 gene encoding sodium-coupled neutral amino acid transporter 3, with translation MELQKINGHSREDGFDGLDAMAEHDEFLPHKPGVKKESRFTDFEGKTSFGMSIFNLSNAIMGSGILGLAYAMANTGIILFLILLVSIAILSAYSIHLLLKSAGVVGIRAYEQLGNRAFGAPGKMLAACIITVHNIGAMSSYLFIVKSELPLVIKAFLGEQVDKGEWFLDGNYLIMIVSAAIILPLALMKHLGYLGYTSGFSLSCMVFFLISVIYKKFNTFCPLANAHHNATAAALLHTAASGANDTCEAKLFTVNPQTPYTIPILAFAFVCHPEVLPIYTELRDATKKRMQKVANVSILAMFVMYLLTALFGYLTFYGGVESELLHTYSQAGTLDVLLLCVRVAVLVAVTLTVPVVLFPIRRALLQIFFPEKPFSWLVHIGIAFCLIFVVNLLVIFVASIKDIFGLIGATSAPSLIFILPGIFYIRIVPEDQEPLRSRPKIQAACFAALGVVFMITSLTFIIIDWVTGASRSVGGH, from the exons ATGGAGCTTCAGAAAATAAATGGACACAGCAGAGAAGATGG GTTCGACGGGCTGGACGCGATGGCCGAACACGACGAGTTTCTCCCACATAAACCTGGCGTCAAGAAAGAGAGCCGCTTCACAGAT TTCGAGGGGAAGACTTCTTTTGGCATGTCCATCTTTAATCTCAGTAACGCCATTATGGGCAGTGGAATTCTGGGATTGGCTTATGCGATGGCCAACACTGGAATCATTCTTTTTCT aaTCCTGTTGGTATCCATTGCCATTCTGTCTGCGTATTCAATTCATCTCCTGCTGAAAAGTGCTGGGGTCGTTG gcaTCCGGGCTTATGAGCAGCTCGGGAATCGGGCCTTTGGGGCGCCGGGGAAAATGCTGGCCGCTTGCATTATTACAGTGCACAACATTGGAG CAATGTCCAGCTACCTCTTCATCGTCAAGTCTGAGCTGCCCCTGGTTATTAAAGCGTTCCTCGGTGAACAGGTAGACAAGGG AGAGTGGTTCTTGGATGGAAACTACTTGATCATGATTGTCAGTGCTGCCATCATCCTCCCTCTGGCGCTCATGAAACACCTCG GTTACTTGGGCTATACGAGTGGCTTCTCCCTGTCCTGCATGGTGTTTTTCCTcatctcg GTCATCTACAAGAAATTCAACACCTTCTGTCCGCTGGCGAATGCACATCACAACGCCACTGCCGCTGCTCTTCTTCACACTGCCGCCAGTGGGGCGAACGACACCTGTGAGGCCAAACTGTTTACCGTCAACCCGCAG ACGCCGTACACCATCCCAATTCTGGCCTTCGCTTTTGTCTGCCACCCGGAGGTGCTGCCAATCTACACTGAGCTACGAGA TGCCACCAAGAAACGGATGCAGAAGGTGGCCAACGTCTCCATCCTGGCCATGTTCGTCATGTACCTGCTCACGGCTCTGTTTGGTTACCTGACCTTTTATG GTGGGGTGGAGTCGGAGCTGTTGCACACCTACAGTCAAGCGGGCACGCTGGACGTCCTGCTCCTCTGCGTGCGCGTGGCCGTGCTGGTGGCCGTCACTCTGACCGTCCCCGTGGTGCTTTTCCCG ATCCGCAGGGCTTTGCTCCAGATCTTCTTCCCCGAAAAGCCTTTCAGCTGGTTGGTACACATCGGCATTGCCTTTTGCCTCATCTTTGTGGTCAACTTACTGGTTATCTTTGTGGCCTCCATCAAAGACATCTTTGGCCTCATCG GAGCCACATCTGCGCCCAGCCTCATCTTCATCCTGCCTGGAATCTTCTACATCCGTATCGTTCCTGAAGACCAGGAGCCACTTCGGTCCAGACCCAAAATTCAG GCCGCCTGCTTTGCTGCCCTGGGAGTCGTCTTCATGATCACCAGCCTGACGTTCATCATCATCGACTGGGTGACCGGGGCGTCTCGGAGTGTCGGCGGCCACTAG
- the LOC120828787 gene encoding actin nucleation-promoting factor WAS-like produces the protein MSRGSKAKTESVRSSLLSSQENEQLEELMGRRCASTATAVAQLFMALPHSPSAWSLQHTGVLCFIKDSFQRSYFIRMFDLKTGRMVWEQEIYNQMLYSSPQKYFHTFPADDCQVGLNFSAQQEAEAFQDAVEEKINQRQSRQGQKEKKQRPLPPSDRASLPPPPPEKASLGSPGSFQMSTVEIPNPDIQSSRYRSMPSPTASLSLTGKGKKNKKKDKKAPKFSKADIGAPSGFKHVSHVGWDPNNIDPDLLNLLSQAGIGEDEMKDEKTSQLILNVIEQSGGMEAVKREVNRAGGPPPSGRQGPLPPVPGSSAPAPPPPRGRSGPLPPVPGQSSRGLPPPARGALPPPPPATSRSGLPPPPAHCAPPQFPSAPPPKAPNNLPPPPPPSQQRSSGFPPPPPPSTPPSRGGGGPPPPPPPPPPPPISSNFPPPPPPLTGDLPPPPPPAFRGGGGGRGGGGGGGGGGGGGGGGGGEEPRGALLDQIRLGKKLRNVIDSPDAPAPESSEGIVGALMSVMQKRSKAIHSSDESEDDGGDDDEDDDEWDD, from the exons ATGAGCCGTGGATCTAAAGCAAAAACAGAAAGCGTCCGGAGCTCGCTGCTGAGTTCGCAGGAGaatgagcagctggaggagctgatgggCAGAAGATGTGCT TCCACAGCCACTGCGGTGGCCCAGCTGTTCATGGCCCTGCCTCACAGCCCCTCCGCGTGGAGCCTGCAGCACACCGGGGTGCTGTGCTTCATCAAAGACAGCTTCCAGCGCTCCTACTTCATACGGATGTTTGACCTGAAG ACAGGGAGGATGGTTTGGGAGCAGGAGATCTACAACCAGATGCTTTACTCCTCGCCGCAGAAGTACTTTCACACCTTTCCCGCGGAC GACTGTCAAGTCGGCCTGAACTTTTCTGCGCAGCAGGAAGCAGAAGCCTTCCAGGACGCTGTCGAGGAGAAAATCAACCAGAGACAGAGCCGTCAGGGTCAGAAAG AAAAGAAACAGCGCCCCCTGCCGCCCAGTg ATAGAGCTTCCctgcctccacccccaccagaAAAAG CGTCACTTGGCAGCCCCGGTTCTTTTCAAATGTCCACTGTGGAGATCCCAAACCCGGACATCCAGTCTTCACGCTACCGCTCCATGCCTTCGCCCACTGCTTCCTTAAGTCTCACCGgcaaagggaagaagaacaagaagaaagacaaaaaggcgCCCAAGTTCTCCAAAGCAGACATCGGTGCACCTAGCGGATTTAA GCACGTCTCTCACGTCGGCTGGGATCCCAACAACATCGACCCCGACCTGTTGAATCTGCTCTCCCAAGCCGGAATAGGCGAAGATGAGATGAAGGACGAGAAGACCTCCCAGCTCATCTTAAACGTCATCGAGCAGTCCGGGGGCATGGAGGCGGTCAAGCGGGAGGTGAACAGAG CTGGCGGACCACCTCCATCCGGGAGACAGGGGCCTCTGCCTCCTGTGCCGGGCTCCTCCGCCCCCGCCCCTCCGCCCCCACGAGGCCGCTCCGGCCCCCTGCCCCCCGTCCCGGGCCAGTCCTCTCGGGGGCTCCCGCCTCCTGCCCGAGGAGCGTTGCCACCCCCGCCTCCGGCAACGAGCAGAAGTGGCCTTCCGCCACCACCAGCCCACTGCGCACCTCCTCAGTTCCCCTCAGCGCCGCCCCCGAAGGCCCCCAACAACCTGCCTCCACCCCCTCCGCCGAGCCAGCAGCGCTCCTCGGGtttcccacctcctcctcctccatctacaCCGCCCAGCAGAGGCGGTGGAgggccacctcctcctcctcctccgccacctccaccacccaTTTCTTCAAAtttcccacctccccctcctcctctcactggGGACctgccaccaccacctccccctgccttcagaggaggaggaggaggcagaggaggaggaggaggaggaggaggaggaggaggaggaggcggaggcggaggaggagaagagcccAGAGGAGCTCTGCTGGATCAGATTCGACTGGGGAAGAAGCTCAGAAAC GTGATAGACAGTCCCGACGCGCCGGCACCGGAGTCCAGCGAGGGCATCGTTGGCGCTCTCATGTCGGTCATGCAGAAGAGAAGCAAAGCCATCCATTCCTCGG ATGAAAGTGAAGATGATGGTGGGGATGACGATGAAGACGACGACGAATGGGACGACTGA
- the sema3ga gene encoding sema domain, immunoglobulin domain (Ig), short basic domain, secreted, (semaphorin) 3Ga isoform X1: protein MTVTMAASGAQLLLLALCVYRGSGLQQSAPRIRLSFKELLDTRAARPFSFSFNTSDYRILLMDQDQGRLYLGSREYLVALDMHNVNKEPLIIHWPASAKRKGECQMTGKGRQGECANFVRLIEPWNRTHLYTCGTGAYQPICTFINRGWRAEDYLFRLVPGYADSGKGKCSYDPKQENIAVLIDGNLYAGVHIDFMSTDAALFRTMGGRTAIRTEQYDSRWLNEPVFVQIQQIPDSAERNDDKLYFFFREKSLDYSGGASPSVLARVGRVCLNDEGGQKSLVNRWTTFLKARLICSVIGEDGVETRFDELRDVFIQPTQDERNPTVYALFTTAGSVFKGSAVCVYSMADIRNVFNGPFAHKHGHNYQWTEYTGKIPYPRPGTCPGGTFTPGIRSSKNFSDEAVNFIRAHPLMIHPVYPVHRRPLVVRTGVDYRFTALVVDQVDAVDGRYEVLFLGTDRGTVQKVIVLPKDPTSMEELTLEEVEVFRSRASVKTMKLSSKRQQLYVSSDAGLTQVSLHRCGVYGRACSDCCLARDPYCAWDGESCSAFTPSTKRRSRRQDVKHGDPLRQCKGFNAKVEKRLRETVQFGVEGSGTFLECQPRSPQASVKWLFQREGKRKLTPAVSFPFVQLTRAGGVLKTNHGILLKSLNQSDAGLYHCLATENNFKHTVARVALRILDRDIVLALTAQDGEDDEPKTLKAGPHQQSPLVSTPFPPEIRLINQYCQSYWEKLSPKQQQRKRTSRRHTEGQDQGLG from the exons ATGACTGTTACCATGGCAGCATCTGGagcccagctcctcctgctggccTTGTGTGTTTACCGAGGCTCGGGCCTGCAGCAGTCGGCTCCGCGGATCCGCCTCTCCTTCAAAG AGCTTTTGGACACGAGGGCGGCGCGGCCTTTCAGTTTCTCCTTCAACACCAGCGACTACCGCATCCTGCTGATGGACCAGGATCAGGGCCGCCTGTACCTGGGCAGCCGCGAGTACCTGGTGGCCCTGGACATGCACAACGTCAACAAGGAGCCGCTCATA ATCCACTGGCCGGCATCTGCTAAGAGAAAGGGAGAATGTCAGATGACAGGAAAGGGAAGACAG GGGGAATGTGCCAACTTTGTGCGGCTCATAGAGCCGTGGAACCGCACCCACCTCTACACCTGTGGAACGGGGGCGTACCAGCCCATCTGCACGTTCATCAACCGAGGCTGGAGGGCGGAG GACTACCTGTTTAGGCTGGTCCCTGGGTATGCGGATTCAGGGAAGGGAAAATGCTCCTATGATCCCAAACAGGAGAACATTGCGGTCCTGATCG ATGGTAACCTGTATGCAGGGGTCCATATCGACTTCATGAGCACAGATGCCGCTCTGTTTAGGACCATGGGAGGGAGAACGGCAATCAGGACGGAGCAGTATGACTCCAGGTGGCTCAACG AGCCCGTGTTTGTTCAGATCCAGCAAATCCCTGACAGTGCAGAAAGGAACGACGACAAGCTTTACTTCTTCTTCCGCGAGAAGAGCCTGGACTACAGCGGCGGGGCGAGCCCCAGCGTTCTGGCCAGGGTGGGAAGGGTGTGCCTG AATGACGAAGGAGGCCAGAAGTCCCTGGTGAACCGCTGGACGACGTTCCTGAAGGCTCGCCTTATCTGTTCGGTGATCGGAGAAGACGGAGTGGAGACGCGATTTGATGAACTAC GAGATGTGTTCATTCAGCCCACACAGGACGAGCGAAACCCTACGGTGTACGCTCTCTTCACCACAGCGGG CTCTGTGTTCAAGGGGTCCGCCGTCTGCGTGTACTCGATGGCCGACATCCGCAATGTCTTCAATGGGCCGTTTGCCCACAAACACGGGCATAACTACCAATGGACAGAGTACACCGGCAAGATTCCCTACCCGCGGCCCGGGACG TGTCCAGGAGGAACCTTCACTCCCGGCATCCGTTCCTCCAAGAACTTTTCAGACGAGGCTGTGAATTTCATCCGAGCCCATCCCCTCATGATCCATCCGGTTTATCCCGTCCACcggcgccccctggtggtgagAACCGGCGTGGACTACCGCTTCACCGCCCTGGTGGTGGATCAGGTGGATGCTGTGGATGGACGCTACGAGGTGCTCTTCCTGGGGACAG ATCGAGGCACCGTACAAAAGGTTATAGTGTTGCCGAAGGACCCGACCAGCATGGAGGAACTGACTCTAGAGGAAGTGGAGGTTTTCCGG TCCAGGGCGTCAGTCAAAACCATGAAGTTGTCCTCTAAAAGA CAACAGCTGTACGTGTCGTCGGACGCGGGCCTGACCCAGGTGTCTCTGCACCGCTGCGGTGTGTACGGCAGGGCCTGCTCCGACTGCTGTCTGGCTCGAGACCCCTACTGCGCCTGGGACGGAGAGAGCTGCTCCGCTTTCACCCCGTCGACCAAGAG GAGGAGCAGACGACAGGATGTCAAACACGGTGACCCCCTGAGGCAGTGCAAGGGCTTCAACGCCAAAG TGGAGAAACGTCTGAGGGAAACGGTGCAGTTTGGGGTGGAGGGCAGCGGCACCTTCTTGGAATGTCAGCCTCGCTCCCCCCAGGCCTCCGTCAAGTGGCTCTtccagagggagggaaagaggaaacTG ACTCCTGCTGTTTCCTTCCCTTTTGTGCAGCTCACCCGCGCCGGAGGTGTTCTCAAGACCAACCACGGCATCCTGCTGAAATCTCTCAACCAATCGGACGCCGGGCTGTACCACTGCCTCGCCACCGAGAACAACTTCAAGCACACGGTGGCCCGCGTGGCGCTGCGCATCCTGGATCGAGACATCGTTTTAGCCCTCACCGCTCAAGACGGCGAGGACGACGAGCCCAAGACCCTCAAAGCGGGGCCCCACCAACAGTCGCCCCTCGTCTCCACGCCTTTCCCGCCGGAGATAAGACTGATCAACCAGTACTGCCAGTCCTACTGGGAGAAACTCAGtcccaaacagcagcagcgcaAGCGCACCAGCCGCAGGCACACGGAGGGCCAGGACCAAGGCCTCGGCTAG
- the sema3ga gene encoding sema domain, immunoglobulin domain (Ig), short basic domain, secreted, (semaphorin) 3Ga isoform X2, which produces MTVTMAASGAQLLLLALCVYRGSGLQQSAPRIRLSFKELLDTRAARPFSFSFNTSDYRILLMDQDQGRLYLGSREYLVALDMHNVNKEPLIIHWPASAKRKGECQMTGKGRQGECANFVRLIEPWNRTHLYTCGTGAYQPICTFINRGWRAEDYLFRLVPGYADSGKGKCSYDPKQENIAVLIDGNLYAGVHIDFMSTDAALFRTMGGRTAIRTEQYDSRWLNEPVFVQIQQIPDSAERNDDKLYFFFREKSLDYSGGASPSVLARVGRVCLNDEGGQKSLVNRWTTFLKARLICSVIGEDGVETRFDELRDVFIQPTQDERNPTVYALFTTAGSVFKGSAVCVYSMADIRNVFNGPFAHKHGHNYQWTEYTGKIPYPRPGTCPGGTFTPGIRSSKNFSDEAVNFIRAHPLMIHPVYPVHRRPLVVRTGVDYRFTALVVDQVDAVDGRYEVLFLGTDRGTVQKVIVLPKDPTSMEELTLEEVEVFRSRASVKTMKLSSKRQQLYVSSDAGLTQVSLHRCGVYGRACSDCCLARDPYCAWDGESCSAFTPSTKRRSRRQDVKHGDPLRQCKGFNAKVEKRLRETVQFGVEGSGTFLECQPRSPQASVKWLFQREGKRKLLTRAGGVLKTNHGILLKSLNQSDAGLYHCLATENNFKHTVARVALRILDRDIVLALTAQDGEDDEPKTLKAGPHQQSPLVSTPFPPEIRLINQYCQSYWEKLSPKQQQRKRTSRRHTEGQDQGLG; this is translated from the exons ATGACTGTTACCATGGCAGCATCTGGagcccagctcctcctgctggccTTGTGTGTTTACCGAGGCTCGGGCCTGCAGCAGTCGGCTCCGCGGATCCGCCTCTCCTTCAAAG AGCTTTTGGACACGAGGGCGGCGCGGCCTTTCAGTTTCTCCTTCAACACCAGCGACTACCGCATCCTGCTGATGGACCAGGATCAGGGCCGCCTGTACCTGGGCAGCCGCGAGTACCTGGTGGCCCTGGACATGCACAACGTCAACAAGGAGCCGCTCATA ATCCACTGGCCGGCATCTGCTAAGAGAAAGGGAGAATGTCAGATGACAGGAAAGGGAAGACAG GGGGAATGTGCCAACTTTGTGCGGCTCATAGAGCCGTGGAACCGCACCCACCTCTACACCTGTGGAACGGGGGCGTACCAGCCCATCTGCACGTTCATCAACCGAGGCTGGAGGGCGGAG GACTACCTGTTTAGGCTGGTCCCTGGGTATGCGGATTCAGGGAAGGGAAAATGCTCCTATGATCCCAAACAGGAGAACATTGCGGTCCTGATCG ATGGTAACCTGTATGCAGGGGTCCATATCGACTTCATGAGCACAGATGCCGCTCTGTTTAGGACCATGGGAGGGAGAACGGCAATCAGGACGGAGCAGTATGACTCCAGGTGGCTCAACG AGCCCGTGTTTGTTCAGATCCAGCAAATCCCTGACAGTGCAGAAAGGAACGACGACAAGCTTTACTTCTTCTTCCGCGAGAAGAGCCTGGACTACAGCGGCGGGGCGAGCCCCAGCGTTCTGGCCAGGGTGGGAAGGGTGTGCCTG AATGACGAAGGAGGCCAGAAGTCCCTGGTGAACCGCTGGACGACGTTCCTGAAGGCTCGCCTTATCTGTTCGGTGATCGGAGAAGACGGAGTGGAGACGCGATTTGATGAACTAC GAGATGTGTTCATTCAGCCCACACAGGACGAGCGAAACCCTACGGTGTACGCTCTCTTCACCACAGCGGG CTCTGTGTTCAAGGGGTCCGCCGTCTGCGTGTACTCGATGGCCGACATCCGCAATGTCTTCAATGGGCCGTTTGCCCACAAACACGGGCATAACTACCAATGGACAGAGTACACCGGCAAGATTCCCTACCCGCGGCCCGGGACG TGTCCAGGAGGAACCTTCACTCCCGGCATCCGTTCCTCCAAGAACTTTTCAGACGAGGCTGTGAATTTCATCCGAGCCCATCCCCTCATGATCCATCCGGTTTATCCCGTCCACcggcgccccctggtggtgagAACCGGCGTGGACTACCGCTTCACCGCCCTGGTGGTGGATCAGGTGGATGCTGTGGATGGACGCTACGAGGTGCTCTTCCTGGGGACAG ATCGAGGCACCGTACAAAAGGTTATAGTGTTGCCGAAGGACCCGACCAGCATGGAGGAACTGACTCTAGAGGAAGTGGAGGTTTTCCGG TCCAGGGCGTCAGTCAAAACCATGAAGTTGTCCTCTAAAAGA CAACAGCTGTACGTGTCGTCGGACGCGGGCCTGACCCAGGTGTCTCTGCACCGCTGCGGTGTGTACGGCAGGGCCTGCTCCGACTGCTGTCTGGCTCGAGACCCCTACTGCGCCTGGGACGGAGAGAGCTGCTCCGCTTTCACCCCGTCGACCAAGAG GAGGAGCAGACGACAGGATGTCAAACACGGTGACCCCCTGAGGCAGTGCAAGGGCTTCAACGCCAAAG TGGAGAAACGTCTGAGGGAAACGGTGCAGTTTGGGGTGGAGGGCAGCGGCACCTTCTTGGAATGTCAGCCTCGCTCCCCCCAGGCCTCCGTCAAGTGGCTCTtccagagggagggaaagaggaaacTG CTCACCCGCGCCGGAGGTGTTCTCAAGACCAACCACGGCATCCTGCTGAAATCTCTCAACCAATCGGACGCCGGGCTGTACCACTGCCTCGCCACCGAGAACAACTTCAAGCACACGGTGGCCCGCGTGGCGCTGCGCATCCTGGATCGAGACATCGTTTTAGCCCTCACCGCTCAAGACGGCGAGGACGACGAGCCCAAGACCCTCAAAGCGGGGCCCCACCAACAGTCGCCCCTCGTCTCCACGCCTTTCCCGCCGGAGATAAGACTGATCAACCAGTACTGCCAGTCCTACTGGGAGAAACTCAGtcccaaacagcagcagcgcaAGCGCACCAGCCGCAGGCACACGGAGGGCCAGGACCAAGGCCTCGGCTAG